Genomic DNA from Burkholderia plantarii:
CTGCGTTCGACGCGCGTGAGGTCGACGTCGGCGCGCGGCACGTACTGGACCGGCTCGTAGGCAGCCTCGCGCAACGTCAGCGCGCGATGCGTGTCGGCGAGCGGCGCGGCGCCGGCCTTGACCAGCACGCGCGCGCCGGTCGGCGCGATGGAAATCGGATGATCCGGGCCGGGAACCCGGACGGGGCGATCAGATGAGGACATGGGCTCGCTCCTTCGGCGGACATCCCGATTGAAATGATTCACGCATCCTACGTCGAATTCGTGAATGACGTGCGGCACCGCTTCGGATCGGCCGCGGCGGGCTTCACGGCGGCACCTCCGTCTCGCCCGCGCGCCGCTCGCGCGTGCCCTCGCCGCGCGCCGGCCCGGCCGCCGCGCCCGGCCTCGTCCGGCATGCCGTCACGCGGGAAACCGGCCGCTACCCGGCTCTCGCCTCTCGGGCAAAACCCGCGCCGCGCGCGGCAAGCGCGCCGGCCGGCCGCCCTCGACGAGCGCGCAGATTCCATGCCCGCGACGGGCGCCGGATGCCGTCGATCGGCCGATTTTCCGCGCAGGTTCGGCGACGTTTGGCCCGCTTTACGCGAGGCGACGCGCCTGACAAAACAGGCGATCCCTACCAAAAAACGGACAAATACATTAAATAAAACTGCCTCAAAGTCAATATGATGGCGGCCGAACCCAAGTTTTCTCAATAAAACGCGATCGACAACCGGCCAGCCGCGAGGCAGTCCGGCCCGTACCGCCCACGCCATCGTCCGAGACAGACATGCCCCGTCCCATCGTCGCCCAGATTCGTCCCGCCGCCGTTCGCCACAATCTCGCCATCATCCGGCGCAAGGCCGCCGGAGCGCGCATCTGGGCCGTCGTGAAGGCGAACGCCTACGGCCACGGCATCGAGCGGATCTATCCGGCGCTCGCCGACGCCGACGGCATCGCGCTGCTCGACCTCGACGAGGCCGTGCGCGTGCGCGAACTCGGCTGGACCCGGCCGGTGCTGCTGCTCGAGGGGCTGTTCGACGCGTCCGACCTCGCGATCGCGGACCGCTACCGGCTCACGGTGGCGGTCCACGGCGACGAGCAGCTCGACATGCTCACGAACGCGCGCCCCGCCCGGCCGATCGACATCCAGCTCAAGATGAATTCCGGCATGAACCGCCTCGGCTTCCGGCCGCATGCGTTTCGGGCAGCGTGGGAGCGCGCCTCGGCCACGCCGTCGGTGGGCCGGATCGCGTTGATGACGCACTTCGCGAACGCCGACGAAGGCGAGGTGGCCTGGCAGACCCAGCAGTTCGACGCCGCCACCGAGGGCCTGCCCGGCGAGCGCTCGCTGTCGAACTCGGCCGCGGTGCTCTGGCATCCGGACGCGCACCGCGACTGGGTGCGGCCCGGCACGATCCTGTACGGCGCCTCGCCTACCGGCGCCGCGCGCCACATCGCCGACACCGGCCTGGTGCCGGCCATGACGCTGACGAGCCGGCTGATCGGCGTGCAGACGATCGAGGAGAACGAGACGGTGGGCTACGGCCGGCGCTTCGCGGCCAAGCGCACGATGCGCATCGGCGTGGTGGCGTGCGGCTACGCGGACGGCTATCCGCGCCACGCGCAGACCGGCACGCCGATCGCCGTCGACGGCATCATGACGCGCGTGGTCGGGCGCGTCTCGATGGACATGCTGACGGTGGACCTGACGCCGTGCCCGAACGCGCAAGTGGGTTCGCCGGTCGAGCTGTGGGGCGAGCAGGTGCGCGTGGACGACGTGGCCGAGGCGTCGGGCACGATCGGCTACGAGCTGATCTGCGCGATTGCGCGGCGCGTGCCGGTGGTGGTGGAACCGCTGGTGGACGCGCCGCCGCTCGACGTGCCGGTGCTGCGCACCGGCAGCTACGGGCGCTGAGCGGCGCGCAGGCGGCGCCGAGCGCCCCGGCCGGCAAGCTGGCTCGGCCGGGCCGGGTCCCGATCGCCAACTTGCGGCGCGAGGCGCGCCGCGGCTTCATCGCCGCGCCAACCGCTGCCGGTTAACGAACGCCGGTTGACGAACACCGGTTAACGCCCACCCTCTCCACCACGGCCCGACCTGTCGAGGAACGCGTCGATCCGGCCGGCCGTCTCCTCCTCCATCAGGTTCGCCGCCATCACGTCGGCCGCATAGAGATAAGCGTCGTCGAGCAGCATCTCGCGCTGCCGGTAGAACATCGCCTTGCCGCGGCGCACGGCGGCCGGCGCCTTCGCGACGATCGTCGCCGCGCGGCTGGCCACGGCCGCGTCGAGCGCGTCGGCCGGCACCATCTCGTTGATCAATCCCCAGTCGAGCGCCGTGGCGGCGTCGATGAAACGGCCGCTCACGAGCATGTCGAATGCCCGCTTCGGCGCGACCGCCCTCGACAGCGCGACGGCCGGCGTCGCGCAAAACAGCCCCACGTCGATCCCCGACACCGCGAAGCGCGCGGTGTCGGCGGCCACCGCCAGATCGCAGGCCGCCACCAGCTGGCAGCCCGCCGCGCTCGCCGTGCCCTGCACGCGCGCGATCACCGGTACCGGCAGCGCGCGGATCGACAGCATCAGGCGGCTGCAGCGCGAAAACAGCGTCAAATAGCGGGCATGATCGGGATCCGCGCGAAGCTCGCGCAGATCGTGGCCGCCGCTGAACGTGCGCCCCTCTGCCG
This window encodes:
- the alr gene encoding alanine racemase; the protein is MPRPIVAQIRPAAVRHNLAIIRRKAAGARIWAVVKANAYGHGIERIYPALADADGIALLDLDEAVRVRELGWTRPVLLLEGLFDASDLAIADRYRLTVAVHGDEQLDMLTNARPARPIDIQLKMNSGMNRLGFRPHAFRAAWERASATPSVGRIALMTHFANADEGEVAWQTQQFDAATEGLPGERSLSNSAAVLWHPDAHRDWVRPGTILYGASPTGAARHIADTGLVPAMTLTSRLIGVQTIEENETVGYGRRFAAKRTMRIGVVACGYADGYPRHAQTGTPIAVDGIMTRVVGRVSMDMLTVDLTPCPNAQVGSPVELWGEQVRVDDVAEASGTIGYELICAIARRVPVVVEPLVDAPPLDVPVLRTGSYGR
- a CDS encoding enoyl-CoA hydratase; amino-acid sequence: MAADLATDTTADTASAERLVLRRDADCVTTLRLNRPGRANLLSEAMLGALQAEFDALADDARLRCVVLAAEGRTFSGGHDLRELRADPDHARYLTLFSRCSRLMLSIRALPVPVIARVQGTASAAGCQLVAACDLAVAADTARFAVSGIDVGLFCATPAVALSRAVAPKRAFDMLVSGRFIDAATALDWGLINEMVPADALDAAVASRAATIVAKAPAAVRRGKAMFYRQREMLLDDAYLYAADVMAANLMEEETAGRIDAFLDRSGRGGEGGR
- a CDS encoding DUF427 domain-containing protein, with the protein product MSSSDRPVRVPGPDHPISIAPTGARVLVKAGAAPLADTHRALTLREAAYEPVQYVPRADVDLTRVERSTHTSYCPYKGEAVYYSIPELGKRGENAIWSYETPYDAVAPIAGHFAFYTDRVDAIEIAP